From the Terriglobales bacterium genome, one window contains:
- a CDS encoding PPOX class F420-dependent oxidoreductase, which translates to MDSHLAQFTNRKYLNLESYRRSGAAVRTPLWFAEEEGVLFVYSLADSGKVKRIRNDPRVRVVPSDLRGNPKGEWVEARAEILDAAGAARGHQLLRQKYWLKRLGDFFGRLRKRKHAVMAIHVLKGTEPCYCFGGSEALQR; encoded by the coding sequence GTGGACTCCCACCTGGCCCAATTCACCAACAGGAAGTATCTGAACCTGGAGAGCTACCGCAGGAGCGGCGCGGCGGTGCGCACGCCGCTTTGGTTTGCCGAGGAGGAGGGCGTGCTCTTCGTCTATTCCTTGGCCGATTCCGGCAAGGTCAAGCGCATCCGCAATGATCCGCGGGTGCGCGTCGTGCCCAGCGACCTGCGGGGGAACCCGAAGGGCGAGTGGGTGGAAGCCCGCGCCGAGATCCTCGACGCCGCGGGCGCCGCCCGCGGCCACCAGCTCCTGCGGCAGAAGTACTGGCTGAAGCGCCTGGGGGACTTCTTCGGCAGGCTGAGAAAACGCAAGCACGCCGTGATGGCCATCCACGTCCTCAAGGGCACAGAACCCTGCTACTGTTTTGGCGGCTCCGAGGCACTCCAACGCTAA
- a CDS encoding alpha-hydroxy acid oxidase, which yields MASKKKPAAKPSPEPAAKPVAAAASTPAAERQLLNLADYEGLARERMQPAAWEYVSGAAADEITLRWNREAFDRVALMPRVLTDVSKLDTRVTLFEQELPFPILLAPTGFQRLVHPQGEVAVARGAGAAKALLVMSSAATTAVEDIAKAATGPLWFQLYVQRDRGFTRELVGRAEQAGAKALVLTVDTPVIGARNREARSGFCLPPGMELPNLKGAYGKGNATPHRSVGDGIYSEALDPTLTWKDLDWLLQLAKAPVLVKGILNPGDAERAAGAGVAGIIVSNHGGRNLDTAAATLDVLPQVVKRVGEQFPVLVDGGIRRGTDVLKALALGARAVLIGRPYLYGLGVAGAEGVTRVLNILRQEFEMAMALTGRTRLREIDRSVLWKASPAEE from the coding sequence TTGGCATCCAAGAAAAAGCCGGCAGCCAAACCATCCCCGGAGCCGGCCGCCAAACCGGTGGCAGCGGCAGCTTCCACTCCGGCGGCCGAGCGGCAACTGCTGAACCTCGCCGACTACGAAGGGCTGGCGCGGGAGCGCATGCAGCCCGCGGCCTGGGAGTACGTCTCGGGCGCGGCGGCGGATGAGATCACGCTGCGCTGGAACCGCGAGGCCTTCGACCGCGTGGCGCTCATGCCGCGCGTGCTGACGGACGTCTCCAAACTGGATACGCGCGTCACCTTGTTCGAGCAGGAGCTGCCCTTTCCCATCCTGCTGGCGCCCACCGGCTTTCAGCGCCTGGTGCATCCCCAGGGAGAAGTGGCGGTGGCGCGGGGTGCGGGCGCCGCCAAGGCGCTGCTGGTGATGAGTTCGGCGGCCACGACGGCGGTCGAAGACATCGCCAAGGCCGCCACCGGGCCGCTCTGGTTCCAGCTCTACGTGCAGCGCGACCGGGGATTCACGCGCGAGCTGGTGGGGCGCGCGGAGCAGGCGGGCGCCAAGGCGCTGGTCCTCACCGTGGACACGCCGGTGATCGGGGCGCGCAATCGCGAGGCGCGCTCCGGCTTCTGCCTGCCGCCGGGCATGGAGCTGCCCAACCTGAAGGGCGCATACGGAAAAGGGAACGCCACACCCCATCGCTCCGTGGGAGACGGCATCTACAGCGAGGCGCTCGATCCCACGCTCACCTGGAAAGACCTCGACTGGCTGCTCCAGCTGGCCAAGGCGCCGGTGCTGGTCAAGGGCATCCTGAACCCGGGCGATGCGGAGCGCGCGGCGGGAGCGGGTGTGGCCGGGATCATCGTCTCCAACCACGGCGGGCGCAATCTGGATACCGCGGCGGCCACGCTCGACGTCCTGCCGCAGGTGGTGAAGCGCGTGGGCGAGCAGTTCCCGGTGCTGGTGGATGGCGGCATCCGCCGCGGCACCGACGTGCTGAAGGCGCTGGCGCTGGGCGCGCGCGCGGTGTTGATCGGGCGGCCCTACCTCTACGGACTGGGAGTGGCGGGAGCGGAGGGCGTCACCCGCGTGCTGAACATCCTGCGCCAGGAGTTCGAGATGGCCATGGCGCTCACCGGGCGCACCCGCCTGCGGGAGATCGACCGCTCCGTGCTGTGGAAGGCGTCTCCGGCGGAAGAGTGA